In Thermomonas carbonis, a single genomic region encodes these proteins:
- a CDS encoding AAA family ATPase: MDAVTLTAAERLLLTRVLDLRLSLSRKSTPMLQPLSFYSSELKGTKQIAGTLDAVATTGKLADDKTSRDRYFNSLSNQGLVDGSSLSPKLTPLADFYLSAWNTDKSDTFWRGAGGNAVELNVIRALVDQMRSGNLVSDVFKLVWFNAQTFFDNVPPPALAEVLPYPMRLLALFRINSHGWEIARYFRLSADERAQFDEAFAKVRPSDQWTPSKQIETAAAQYKDAARTIQADVRFRISGFLNAFDQLRTDLGADLPRLDRQLVLRSSTSAGAGAKKLGSNGGVSLGTGSLPHPHQLIVTGCPGSGKSYYVDQLIQSTGCTVFRTQFHPESSFFDFVGAYKPQPVYEAVDPAHQLEEGDGKRFGRGRPIIDYRFVPGPLTSGLAHALANPNENVVVLIEEINRGNAAAIFGDTLQLLDRDETGASRYGVTASPDIRSYFAGIGQPLETIRLPGNLYLWATMNSADQGVFPLDTAFRRRWNYVYKGYTEPCLYPEELARIRYADQVYPWDVFRRALNDKLVELGIHEDKLIGPYFLTSDQLRNPESILEKLFLYLWDDVLRFRQDSLFTKKSFSLVGALWTNGAGSPLQLTLSSPIAEPVVAEPGEEPFDSQSPSAGQVAQA, encoded by the coding sequence ATGGATGCGGTGACTTTGACGGCTGCCGAGCGGCTCTTGCTGACACGGGTTCTGGATCTACGTCTAAGCCTCTCTCGCAAGTCGACCCCGATGCTGCAACCGCTGTCCTTCTATAGTTCTGAGCTCAAGGGAACGAAACAAATCGCGGGCACATTGGATGCCGTGGCCACGACCGGCAAGCTCGCGGACGACAAGACGAGTCGCGATCGATATTTTAATTCACTTTCGAACCAGGGACTGGTTGATGGCTCCTCGCTTTCCCCAAAGCTCACACCCCTTGCTGATTTCTATCTCAGTGCTTGGAACACTGACAAATCCGATACCTTCTGGCGAGGCGCAGGGGGCAATGCAGTAGAGCTAAACGTCATCCGAGCGCTCGTCGATCAAATGCGCTCCGGCAACCTCGTCAGCGACGTGTTCAAGCTTGTCTGGTTTAACGCACAGACTTTCTTTGACAATGTCCCACCTCCCGCACTTGCTGAGGTACTGCCCTACCCGATGCGACTGTTAGCGTTGTTCCGAATAAATTCCCACGGATGGGAGATTGCTCGCTACTTTCGACTGAGCGCTGATGAGCGGGCGCAATTTGATGAAGCCTTTGCAAAGGTCCGTCCCAGCGATCAATGGACTCCATCAAAACAAATTGAAACTGCTGCCGCTCAGTACAAAGACGCCGCCAGAACCATCCAGGCTGATGTGCGGTTTCGCATTAGTGGCTTTCTAAATGCCTTTGATCAACTTCGTACTGACCTTGGGGCCGACCTGCCTCGACTTGATCGTCAGCTCGTTCTGAGATCTAGCACATCGGCAGGGGCCGGTGCTAAGAAGCTTGGAAGCAATGGCGGCGTATCACTTGGGACAGGTTCTCTGCCTCACCCCCATCAGCTGATAGTGACAGGCTGCCCAGGGTCCGGGAAAAGCTACTACGTAGATCAGTTGATTCAGTCCACGGGATGCACAGTCTTTCGCACGCAGTTCCATCCAGAGTCGTCTTTTTTTGACTTCGTAGGAGCATACAAGCCGCAGCCGGTCTATGAAGCTGTGGACCCTGCCCACCAGCTAGAAGAAGGTGACGGGAAACGTTTTGGTCGCGGTCGGCCCATCATCGACTACCGCTTCGTACCAGGGCCGCTCACAAGCGGATTGGCGCATGCCCTCGCCAACCCCAACGAAAACGTAGTCGTGCTGATTGAGGAGATCAACCGTGGTAATGCCGCAGCGATCTTTGGGGACACCCTGCAACTGCTTGATCGTGACGAGACCGGAGCGAGTCGCTATGGAGTCACTGCATCACCAGACATTCGCAGCTACTTCGCAGGAATAGGGCAGCCGCTCGAGACGATTCGGCTCCCAGGCAACCTGTACTTGTGGGCGACGATGAACAGCGCTGATCAAGGGGTATTTCCCCTGGACACCGCGTTTCGTCGACGGTGGAATTACGTATACAAGGGATATACAGAGCCATGCTTGTATCCCGAAGAATTGGCACGCATCCGTTACGCTGACCAGGTATACCCATGGGACGTGTTCCGCCGAGCGCTCAACGACAAGCTCGTTGAGCTAGGGATACATGAGGATAAGCTGATCGGCCCATATTTCTTGACGAGCGACCAGCTCAGGAATCCTGAGAGCATTCTAGAGAAGCTGTTTCTTTACCTGTGGGACGATGTGCTTCGCTTCCGCCAAGACTCGCTTTTTACTAAAAAGAGCTTCTCTTTGGTTGGAGCCCTTTGGACGAACGGTGCCGGCAGTCCCCTTCAGTTGACGCTTTCCTCACCCATCGCAGAGCCCGTGGTTGCAGAGCCTGGCGAAGAGCCATTCGATTCTCAATCGCCGTCTGCGGGCCAAGTTGCACAGGCGTAG
- a CDS encoding DNA adenine methylase: MNSSDIRQLRARFGETQAQFGRRFGVTQITVGYWENGRSQPARRRLVELAALASSAPANKTPMAAFRPIQYLGSKQRLAETIAAVVAEVAPGTDRVGDLFAGSGVVSAFIGRDRPVTAVDVQAFSEVLTTALLEGRAEDYARLTHRTFIERARSIASQIEMHLSPLLAVEGEALQDAVTGNPEKLVDLMEFGSLAIHNQRPHESCPSSLSRLLSQANAQLDASDFTVRDLTATRYFGGPYFAYRQAIALDAIYISARMLKNASSKRHAMAVLLSTASEIVNTVGKQFAQPMRLKKADGSVPALLLRRALRDRAFDAIGMFQAWAARYQEQALSGPCRHDVVRGDVLDFVERDRSCRMYYADPPYTIDHYSRFYHVLETLVLRDSPKLAEMTKSGRIAVMRGVYRADRHQSLFCVPSTAPQAFAHLFSGAAKHGAALVMSYSPYDENEGQRARLMPLKDLVATAGRSYRRVSVMEITGHSHRKLNAKAQNTTIRSDAERLIICEA; encoded by the coding sequence ATGAATTCATCCGACATTCGCCAGCTGCGCGCTCGTTTCGGAGAGACCCAAGCGCAGTTCGGACGGCGATTCGGCGTGACTCAAATAACGGTCGGATACTGGGAGAATGGACGGTCGCAGCCAGCGAGACGGCGCTTGGTTGAACTTGCCGCCCTAGCATCATCTGCTCCCGCGAATAAAACCCCAATGGCGGCGTTTCGACCAATCCAGTATCTGGGCAGCAAACAGCGGTTGGCGGAAACCATCGCCGCCGTAGTTGCAGAGGTTGCTCCGGGGACAGATCGTGTGGGCGATCTGTTCGCTGGAAGCGGGGTTGTAAGCGCGTTCATAGGGCGGGATCGTCCTGTGACGGCTGTGGATGTGCAGGCGTTTTCAGAGGTGTTAACAACCGCTTTGTTAGAGGGACGGGCTGAGGACTACGCGAGACTGACGCACAGGACCTTCATTGAGCGCGCAAGATCTATCGCTTCGCAGATCGAAATGCACCTATCTCCGCTGCTCGCTGTCGAGGGCGAAGCGTTGCAGGACGCTGTGACGGGGAATCCAGAAAAGCTTGTTGACCTGATGGAATTCGGTTCGCTAGCCATCCATAACCAACGTCCTCACGAAAGCTGCCCCTCATCTCTGTCCCGGCTTCTAAGTCAGGCAAATGCCCAACTGGACGCGAGCGACTTCACGGTGAGAGACCTAACTGCGACGAGATATTTTGGCGGGCCCTACTTCGCCTATAGGCAGGCTATTGCTTTAGACGCAATCTATATCTCTGCACGAATGTTGAAGAACGCGTCGTCCAAGCGCCACGCAATGGCGGTACTACTGAGCACCGCGAGCGAGATCGTAAACACCGTTGGTAAGCAGTTTGCGCAGCCGATGCGACTGAAGAAAGCGGACGGTAGTGTTCCTGCGCTCTTGCTGCGTCGCGCGCTACGCGACCGTGCATTCGATGCCATCGGCATGTTTCAAGCCTGGGCGGCACGTTATCAAGAGCAAGCTCTCTCGGGTCCTTGTAGACATGACGTCGTTCGAGGTGACGTACTGGACTTTGTTGAGCGCGATCGAAGTTGCCGGATGTACTACGCTGACCCGCCGTACACGATTGATCACTACTCCCGCTTCTACCATGTCCTAGAGACTCTAGTTCTACGGGACTCGCCAAAGCTCGCTGAGATGACGAAGAGTGGGCGCATCGCAGTTATGAGAGGGGTGTATCGAGCTGATCGTCATCAGTCGCTTTTTTGCGTTCCATCGACCGCACCCCAGGCGTTCGCTCACCTCTTTTCTGGTGCCGCGAAGCACGGGGCGGCGCTTGTCATGTCCTACTCGCCTTATGACGAGAATGAAGGACAGCGCGCTCGGTTAATGCCCCTAAAGGACTTGGTTGCGACGGCCGGCCGGTCTTACAGGCGAGTCTCGGTTATGGAAATTACCGGACATAGCCATAGGAAACTGAACGCAAAGGCTCAAAACACGACCATTAGAAGCGACGCTGAAAGACTCATTATCTGCGAGGCATGA
- a CDS encoding DNA adenine methylase — protein MEKYLGNKSSLLPLIEGFFKSRIPTANRISDVFAGTNNVSRYFRGRGWTTAACDVNRFSYVLAQAYLGTDEPPIFSAVRTRRVNAFRMRHMQHELARSVARFGHAYLPNVSAAEAFVDLSALANVLVRLQLIGESNTSSGVITDCFTQWGSRSKYESQRGAKGARNYFSRQNALFLDGVLATIRKWWADGQLTRNEVFLLMTAVLEEVVITANVNGTFHDFNRDRIWPNAEQNFQLRVPLVSCSQPVGEIANADAVDVARVFARHDIAYLDPPYNFRQYSAYYHFLNFVAAYPFLSDVEAYVSGLSHVRGQHPEDDFASDFCYRRKFVTSLRRLIENIDADHVVLSYYGGRNHWNHWASVDEPTDEGLEELRTLFDDSDLFSHSEVVPALEIRKNYQSRVGEQKGLVNEYLFHGVRRNRIARANSECVSPLVTNSRWGLVDKFVHTTAAGNDEVDQGVRATG, from the coding sequence ATGGAAAAGTATCTCGGAAACAAGTCTTCCTTGCTTCCCCTGATCGAGGGCTTTTTCAAGTCTCGTATCCCAACTGCAAACCGAATTTCGGATGTTTTTGCGGGGACGAATAACGTCTCGCGCTATTTTCGGGGGCGGGGTTGGACGACAGCTGCGTGCGACGTCAATCGTTTTAGCTACGTCTTGGCCCAAGCCTATTTGGGGACAGACGAGCCTCCGATCTTCTCAGCGGTACGCACTCGTAGAGTCAACGCGTTTCGCATGCGTCACATGCAACACGAACTCGCCCGCTCGGTAGCGAGGTTTGGCCACGCGTACCTGCCAAATGTCTCTGCTGCGGAAGCATTTGTGGACTTGTCGGCACTCGCGAATGTTCTCGTGAGGCTCCAGTTAATCGGAGAGAGCAACACTAGCTCTGGGGTAATTACTGATTGCTTCACTCAATGGGGAAGTAGATCCAAGTATGAAAGCCAGCGCGGTGCAAAGGGCGCGCGAAATTATTTTTCGAGGCAGAACGCCTTGTTCCTAGACGGCGTCCTCGCGACGATAAGGAAGTGGTGGGCGGATGGGCAGCTGACGCGTAATGAGGTGTTTCTATTAATGACCGCGGTTCTGGAGGAAGTGGTCATCACTGCGAACGTCAATGGGACGTTTCATGACTTCAACCGTGATCGAATTTGGCCCAATGCGGAACAGAATTTTCAGCTAAGGGTGCCACTCGTGTCGTGCTCACAACCAGTTGGTGAGATTGCTAACGCTGACGCTGTCGACGTAGCAAGGGTATTTGCAAGACACGACATCGCCTATCTCGACCCTCCTTACAATTTCAGGCAGTACAGCGCCTATTATCACTTCCTGAATTTTGTGGCTGCCTATCCTTTTCTTTCGGATGTCGAAGCGTACGTTTCAGGCCTCTCACATGTGCGAGGCCAGCATCCTGAAGACGATTTCGCAAGCGACTTTTGCTATCGGCGCAAGTTCGTCACTTCTCTCCGTCGATTGATTGAGAACATAGACGCCGACCATGTCGTCCTCAGCTACTACGGAGGGCGCAATCACTGGAATCATTGGGCGTCTGTCGATGAGCCGACGGATGAAGGTCTTGAGGAGTTGCGCACTCTCTTCGATGACTCTGACTTGTTTTCTCACTCCGAGGTAGTGCCAGCACTCGAAATACGAAAGAACTATCAGAGCCGTGTGGGCGAACAGAAGGGCCTAGTCAATGAATACCTGTTTCACGGTGTTCGCCGTAATCGTATCGCCAGGGCGAACTCGGAATGTGTATCCCCGCTAGTTACCAACTCCCGTTGGGGGCTGGTCGACAAGTTCGTTCACACGACTGCGGCTGGCAACGATGAAGTCGATCAAGGAGTTCGAGCGACTGGGTGA
- a CDS encoding LlaJI family restriction endonuclease, which yields MGLVTLCEGRSLGLPEWGSCLGIDATTLKHLIHLRILRETISGDFVLSFAGIVIFSDRVLFAKPKFGDEIAIDLGGLLRVLRAYFTRSASRRPTLDYTRDPEFGSADVLREFDALIGLQEWFYAHGLYRSEQTRSSDRGRPHWVKTVARAPALVMQGSVVYPSTVGVRTEGVLNDISALQASLLRLLLLRYGFPVPAAIRNAELATGAAIDKWPLDEDARKYYQRRLQIEQRNVYRSDTLRLFKILRELLGTQLAEPTAQAQIYGTTAFYSVWEDACRTGVAQDLDPASVTSIGQPTWWVPESGGKSPISQGQTPDLIVLRDEWLLVLDAKYYFPFPQGRPGGPDIIKQVYYAESLGHTEGKVLSVFLLPRPGAKAPEFLGYATIEGAQRAFDRVEAWGLDPELLLRDYPNLSPSRSNSLIDFIVASRSRVNELVDQPPTGVGN from the coding sequence GTGGGTCTTGTCACGTTGTGTGAGGGGCGTTCGCTGGGGCTTCCAGAGTGGGGGTCGTGCCTAGGCATCGACGCGACCACGCTGAAGCACCTCATCCATCTTCGCATTCTTCGCGAAACGATATCGGGAGACTTCGTACTTTCGTTCGCAGGGATAGTCATTTTCTCTGATCGTGTTCTGTTCGCAAAGCCGAAGTTTGGCGACGAGATCGCTATCGATCTTGGTGGGCTCCTGAGAGTGCTGCGAGCGTACTTCACGCGAAGCGCGTCCCGTCGCCCTACTCTTGATTACACCCGCGATCCTGAGTTTGGAAGCGCCGACGTTCTTCGTGAGTTCGACGCTTTAATTGGGCTTCAAGAGTGGTTTTACGCGCACGGACTATATCGATCTGAGCAGACGCGCAGTAGCGATCGTGGTCGTCCACACTGGGTCAAGACAGTAGCTCGGGCTCCCGCGTTGGTTATGCAGGGATCTGTCGTCTATCCGTCGACCGTAGGGGTGCGGACCGAAGGAGTCCTCAACGACATTAGTGCCCTGCAGGCAAGCTTGCTGCGGTTACTCTTACTGCGATATGGCTTCCCGGTTCCCGCCGCCATCCGAAACGCGGAACTGGCAACAGGCGCGGCAATTGACAAATGGCCGCTTGATGAGGACGCCCGCAAGTATTACCAACGCCGGCTGCAGATTGAACAACGCAATGTATATCGCTCCGATACCTTGCGCCTGTTCAAAATTCTTCGAGAACTACTGGGCACGCAACTGGCCGAGCCAACAGCGCAGGCGCAAATTTATGGAACGACGGCGTTCTATAGCGTATGGGAAGACGCTTGTCGCACGGGAGTGGCGCAGGACTTAGATCCGGCGTCTGTCACTTCGATCGGACAGCCCACTTGGTGGGTTCCCGAGAGCGGTGGAAAGAGTCCTATTTCGCAGGGTCAAACACCCGATCTAATTGTTCTTCGCGATGAGTGGCTACTTGTACTCGACGCAAAGTACTACTTCCCATTCCCCCAGGGTCGACCGGGCGGCCCCGACATCATCAAGCAGGTCTACTACGCGGAGTCGCTGGGGCATACGGAAGGAAAGGTTCTATCTGTGTTCTTGCTGCCGCGGCCTGGAGCGAAAGCTCCGGAATTCTTGGGCTACGCCACAATTGAAGGCGCACAGCGTGCCTTCGATAGGGTCGAAGCGTGGGGCCTAGACCCGGAACTCCTGTTACGCGACTATCCGAACCTGTCACCCAGTCGCTCGAACTCCTTGATCGACTTCATCGTTGCCAGCCGCAGTCGTGTGAACGAACTTGTCGACCAGCCCCCAACGGGAGTTGGTAACTAG